The following coding sequences are from one Clarias gariepinus isolate MV-2021 ecotype Netherlands chromosome 19, CGAR_prim_01v2, whole genome shotgun sequence window:
- the ankhd1 gene encoding ankyrin repeat and KH domain-containing protein 1 isoform X3: MQDAVAGTAMLTDGFEDEIDSVTPRSPELRMGVGATPGAGLGGLGLGVGGKKVRLFGEPGGPAADRLDFKLTAAAVLSSGPGSGSDEDEVSEVESFILDQEDLDNPVLKTASELLLSSAADGADLRTVDPETQARLEALLEAAGIGKLSTADGKAFADPEVLRRLTSSVSCALDEAAAALTRMRAENTLNASQADNRSLPEACSDGDVNAVKKLLDEGHSVNEHTEEGESLLCLACSAGYYELAQVLLAMHANVEDRGIKGDITPLMAAASGGYVDIVKLLLVHGADVNAQSSSGNTALTYACAGGFLDVVKVLLKEGANIEDHNENGHTPLMEAASAGHVEVARVLLEYGAGINTHSNEFKESALTLACYKGHLDMVRFLLEAGADQEHKTDEMHTALMEACMDGHVEVARLLLDSGAQVNMPADSFESPLTLAACGGHVELAALLIERGANLEEVNDEGYTPLMEAAREGHEEMVALLLAQGANINAQTEETQETALTLACCGGFLEVADFLIKAGADIELGCSTPLMEAAQEGHLELVKYLLAAGANVHATTATGDTALTYACENGHTDVADVLLQTGADLEHESEGGRTPLMKAARAGHLCTVQFLISKGANVNRATANNDHTVVSLACAGGHLAVVELLLAHGADPTHRLKDGSTMLIEAAKGGHTNVVSYLLDYPNNILSVPAPDLSQLTPPSHETSQAPRVPFQALAMVVPPQEPDSVPSTIATPPPVTNKGMSKQRLSSLQSNAVATGGLDADLLPPFHPYQPLECIVEETEGKLNELGQRISAIEKAQLQSLELIQGEPLTKDKIEELKKSREEQVQKKKKILKELQKVERQLQLKTQQQFTKEYMEGKMKEEPGQAAGVEAPGTPLPPQATQLGSSPGCTDDNDIEGHQPLPADEDDDEEGEEEEDDDDDDDDEEDGDYAELPQVDTILYQKGGGQPAPPLPPQPHSLQGPPPPPLQSSFVPIQPMSAQQSTDFGSAEYPGSSSPDLHRVMLGQQLSGLGPGLLAQAPDGLMVATPAQTLTDTLDDIMAAVSSRVPMINTTTSPIPQPTTQTPMNTVSPPSMLPLYPSVDIDAHTESNHDTALTLACAGGHEELVSVLIARGANIEHRDKKGFTPLILAATAGHVGVVEILLDKGGDIEAQSERTKDTPLSLACSGGRQEVVELLLLRGANKEHRNVSDYTPLSLAASGGYVNIIKILLNAGAEINSRTGSKLGISPLMLAAMNGHVPAVKLLLDMGSDINAQIETNRNTALTLACFQGRAEVVSLLLDRKANVEHRAKTGLTPLMEAASGGYAEVGRVLLDKGADVNAPPVPSSRDTALTIAADKGHYKFCELLINRGAHIDVRNKKGNTPLWLAANGGHFDVVQLLVQAGADVDAADNRKITPLMAAFRKGHVKVVQYLVKEVNQFPSDIECMRYIATIADKELLKKCHQCMETIVKAKDQQAAEANKNASILLKELDLEKSREESKKQALAAKREKRKEKRKKKKEEQKKKLEEEEAKVKDTFSETQDQKEDSAEEPEVPIEPPSATTTTTIGISATSTTFTNAFSKKRANVVTTPSTNRKNKKNKTKDSPSEPIILQDPQVALAQQKADKNKIHGEPRGGGAPGGTSDSDNLDSTDCNSESSNGSKSQDLADLSSSFTSFSSSAPAVSSQPLPMTEKKPGLSHPTSREEKVTVSISKPQQKSHDIISDLTPSSLPSSFKTISLPVTSPNSKMNLTSPKRGQKREEGWKEVVRRSKKLSVPASVVSRIMGRGGCNITAIQDVTGAHIDVDKQKDKNGERMITIRGGTESTRHAVQLINALIQDPAKELEDLIPRNHIRQPGTNTKIGSTYTTSTGATSTTAASSKGLSSVVPSSSVSFQSSSNSTTQQAGKMGKNMAPGVRPPFVSLPPLAYAHPQLALLAAQTMHQIRHPRLPMAQFGGTFPPSPNTWGPFPVRPVSPGSANSSPKHSGNAALRPSSSAPAPAEHPAPVSNANVAPGSTASPPSTVPSKTPTPTSVRKQLFSAEPKPTAAPAVATTASSTPTSQVPPAPISCAPTTPTTPPPMPAPIAPPTQHTQALKTETAPAGTPAKEKSVADLAVPVSSAPCEGSSPSTPLHFPASPSAQPALPVQPEGRQQLPFPLTSSTEPSSSSSVQPGVSLSVSRPVPPNTISSTVANTSSTLPHYATPAASGVSTRLQPPTYYPMGPGAPLQEQQSVFVPQGATQEPLKQQQQSAQPSLATANMPPPSLQISSTMGMINGSQVHLHSGKAQLPSNFGHAAIFNHFSSIFDSNQVGNNQVWGACHLPTRTPPEQPFSAPPAFMGGMGQMESSMPPPDGSKAPGYRCTSQRVVSSPIGESARATLRVQYHSIHPMDPSGNSISSSTALTSFATSMSASPVFLQGPAPVGTPSFSRQHFSPHPWSASTSCESPVPSVSSGASSPLCTSTVTPALIQAKPSSSSQQDRKVPPPIGTERLARIRQTGSVSHTMLPTSYTPPVGQGGIWSFGVGSASEAMSGWSQPMMGGPVMHQQLQEQSAFSQHQAMERDDTGIVAPSNTFHQPMPTNFMDFPKGLPMSMYGGTMIPPHPQMAEAPGGPMYNGLHTTDPAWNPILKVVPSSAENSDPQQVWPGTWAPHVGNVHLNHIN; encoded by the exons GTGGAGTCCTTCATCTTAGACCAGGAAGACCTGGATAACCCAGTCCTAAAGACGGCGTCGGAGCTGCTCCTATCCAGTGCAGCCGACGGAGCTGACCTCAGAACAGTAGATCCAGAGACACAAGCACGGCTTGAGGCGTTACTAGAGGCGGCag GCATTGGTAAACTGTCCACTGCCGATGGCAAAGCCTTCGCAGATCCCGAGGTGCTACGACGTCTGACGTCATCAGTGAGCTGCGCGCTGGACGAAGCCGCCGCTGCCCTCACACGCATGAGGGCCGAAAACACACTCAACGCCAGTCAGGCGGACAA CCGTAGCCTGCCTGAGGCCTGCTCCGACGGAGACGTGAACGCAGTAAAGAAGCTGCTGGACGAAGGCCACAGCGTCAACGAGCACACAGAAGAAGGAGAGAGCCTGCTCTGTCTGGCCTGCTCCGCCGGATACTATGAGCTCGCACAG GTCTTACTGGCCATGCACGCAAATGTAGAGGACCGAGGCATCAAGGGCGACATCACGCCTCTCATGGCTGCTGCTAGTGGTGGTTACGTAGACATCGTCAAACTGCTCCTAGTGCACGGAGCGGACGTCAATGCACAGTCCTCTTCAG GTAACACGGCACTGACGTACGCTTGTGCTGGCGGTTTCCTGGACGTGGTCAAAGTTCTGCTGAAAGAGGGAGCTAACATCGAGGACCACAACGAGAACGGCCACACTCCCCTGATGGAGGCAGCAAGCGCGGGGCACGTGGAGGTGGCACGTGTGCTCCTGGAGTACGGAGCAGGGATCAACACACACTCCAACGAGTTCAAGGAAAGCGCTCTGACACTAGCCTGCTATAAAG GGCATTTGGACATGGTGCGGTTTCTCTTGGAGGCAGGAGCTGACCAGGAACACAAGACGGACGAGATGCACACGGCACTCATGGAAGCCTGCATG GACGGGCACGTAGAGGTGGCGCGGTTGCTGTTGGACAGTGGTGCGCAGGTGAACATGCCGGCGGATTCGTTCGAGTCGCCACTCACACTGGCGGCCTGCGGAGGGCACGTGGAACTGGCAGCACTGCTGATAGAGAGGGGGGCCAACCTGGAGGAGGTCAACGATGAGGGATACACTCCTCTCATGGAGGCTGCACGCGAGGGTCATGAAGAAATGGTGGCTCTGCTTCTGGCACAAG GTGCAAACATCAACGCTCAGACAGAGGAGACGCAGGAGACGGCGCTGACTCTGGCCTGCTGCGGGGGCTTCTTGGAGGTGGCTGACTTCCTCATCAAGGCCGGAGCAGATATCGAGCTCGGATGCTCCACTCCTCTCATGGAGGCTGCGCAAGAGGGACATCTGGAGCTGGTCAAGTACCTGCTGGCTGCTG GAGCCAACGTCCACGCCACGACAGCAACGGGGGACACAGCACTAACGTACGCCTGCGAAAACGGACACACGGACGTGGCCGATGTGCTGCTTCAAACTGGGGCTGACCTG gaaCATGAGTCAGAAGGTGGAAGAACTCCTCTGATGAAAGCAGCCAGAGCAGGACATCTGTGCACTGTGCAGTTTCTAATCAGTAAAG GTGCTAACGTGAACAGAGCCACAGCCAATAATGATCACACAGTGGTGTCTCTCGCCTGCGCTGGAGGTCACCTGGCTGTGGTTGAGCTGCTGCTGGCTCATGGTGCAGACCCTACTCACAGACTGAAG GACGGCTCAACGATGCTGATCGAAGCTGCTAAGGGTGGTCACACTAATGTGGTCTCCTACCTGCTAGACTACCCAAACAACATTTTGTCAGTCCCTGCACCAGATCTGTCTCAACTCACTCCCCCTTCCCATGAAACGTCTCAG GCTCCTCGCGTCCCATTCCAAGCTCTGGCCATGGTGGTACCCCCTCAGGAGCCAGACAGCGTGCCCTCCACCATTGCCACACCCCCACCCGTCACAAACAAAG GAATGTCCAAACAAAGGTTGAGCAGCCTGCAGAGCAACGCTGTGGCCACAGGGGGCCTGGATGCCGACCTTCTCCCTCCATTCCACCCGTACCAGCCACTCGAGTGCATCGTTGAGGAGACGGAAGGCAAGCTCAATGAGCTGGGCCAGCGCATTAGCGCTATCGAGAAGGCCCAACTGCAGTCGCTAGAGCTGATCCAGGGCGAGCCGCTCACCAAAGACAAGATCGAGGAGCTGAAGAAGAGCCGTGAGGAGCAggtgcagaaaaagaaaaaaatcctgaaagagCTGCAGAAGGTGGAGCGGCAGCTGCAGCTCAAGACACAGCAGCAGTTCACCAAAGAGTACATGGAGGGAAAGATGAAGGAGGAGCCGGGTCAGGCGGCAGGGGTGGAGGCGCCCGGCACGCCCCTGCCACCACAGGCCACGCAGCTGGGCTCCAGTCCAGGGTGCACGGACGACAACGACATTGAGGGTCACCAGCCGCTCCCTGCTGATGAGGACGACGATGAGGAgggtgaagaagaagaagacgacgATGACGACGATGACGATGAGGAAGACGGCGATTACGCAGAGCTCCCACAGGTCGATACCATCCTGTACCAAAAGGGAGGAGGACAACCGGCGCCACCTCTTCCTCCTCAACCCCACAGCCTACAGGGCCCTCCACCTCCCCCGCTACAGTCCAGCTTCGTCCCCATTCAGCCTATGAGTGCACAGCAGTCCACAGACTTCGGCAGCGCGGAGTACCCAGGCAGCAGCAGCCCCGACCTGCATAGAGTTATGTTGGGCCAGCAGCTATCTGGACTCGGGCCTGGTCTCCTCGCACAGGCACCGGATGGCCTCATGGTGGCCACACCTGCACAGACGCTTACAGACACGCTGGACGACATCATGGCAG CGGTGAGCAGCAGAGTGCCTATGATAAACACTACAACCTCACCCATACCTCAGCCCACAACACAGACGCCCATGAACACTGTCTCCCCACCCTCCATGCTCCCACTCTATCCATCTGTTGACATCGATGCACAT ACGGAGAGCAATCATGACACGGCTCTGACTCTGGCCTGTGCGGGCGGCCATGAAGAGCTTGTGTCGGTGCTTATCGCGCGTGGTGCGAACATTGAGCACCGGGACAAAAAGG GGTTCACTCCTTTGATCCTGGCTGCCACAGCGGGTCATGTTGGCGTTGTTGAGATTCTTTTGGACAAAGGCGGGGACATCGAGGCTCAGTCTGAAAGGACCAAAGACACCCCTCTCTCCTTGGCATGCTCAGGCGGCAGGCAAGAG GTGGTGGAATTATTGCTTCTCCGTGGTGCTAACAAGGAGCATCGAAACGTGTCCGACTACACCCCGCTTAGCCTGGCAGCCTCAGGAGGATACGTAAATATAATCAAGATTCTCCTCAACGCTGGAGCTGAGATCAACTCTAG gaCGGGCAGCAAGCTGGGCATCTCTCCTTTAATGTTGGCAGCCATGAATGGCCATGTACCTGCAGTGAAGCTGCTACTGGACATGGGCTCCGATATCAATGCTCAGATCGAAACCAATCGCAACACCGCGCTGACGCTGGCCTGCTTCCAGGGTAGAGCTGAGGTAGTCAGTCTGCTGCTAGACCGCAAGGCCAACGTCGAGCATCGGGCTAAG ACGGGGCTCACCCCTCTCATGGAAGCTGCATCTGGTGGTTATGCCGAGGTGGGCCGTGTGCTGCTGGATAAAGGTGCTGATGTGAATGCCCCTCCCGTCCCCTCTTCACGTGACACTGCACTTACTATCGCTGCAGACAAGGGCCACTACAAGTTCTGTGAGCTTCTAATTAACAG AGGGGCTCACATTGACGTGCGCAATAAGAAGGGGAACACGCCTCTGTGGCTGGCTGCAAATGGGGGACATTTCGATGTAGTGCAGCTGCTAGTACAGGCAGGAGCTGATGTGGATGCAGCAGACAACCGCAAGATCACACCTCTTATGGCGGCATTCCGTAAA gggcATGTGAAAGTGGTCCAGTATTTGGTAAAGGAGGTGAATCAGTTCCCCTCTGACATCGAGTGCATGAGATACATCGCCACTATTGCAGATAAG GAGCTTCTGAAGAAGTGTCATCAGTGCATGGAAACCATTGTGAAAGCCAAAGACCAGCAGGCTGCTGAGGCTAACAAGAATGCCAGTATTCTCCTCAAGGAACTTGATCTTGAGAAG TCTCGTGAGGAAAGCAAAAAACAAGCTCTGGCAGCAAAAAGAGAGAAGCGCAAAGAGAAAcgcaagaagaagaaggaggaacAGAAGAAAAAGCTTGAGGAAGAGGAGGCAAAAGTGAAGGATACATTTTCTGAGACACAAGACCAGAAGGAGGACTCTGCTGAAG AGCCAGAGGTTCCCATTGAGCCCCCAAGcgccactaccaccaccaccattgGCATCTCTGCCACCTCCACCACCTTCACCAATGCCTTTAGCAAAAAGCGCGCCAACGTGGTCACTACGCCGAGTACCAAccgaaagaataaaaagaacaaGACCAAGGACTCACCCAGCGAGCCTATCATCCTACAGGACCCTCAGGTGGCACTAGCGCAACAAAAGGCAGATAAAAACAAGATCCATGGTGAACCACGAGGCGGCGGGGCACCTGGGGGCACCAGTGATTCGGACAACCTGGACAGCACAGACTGCAACAGTGAAAGCAGCAACGGCAGTAAAAGCCAGGACCTGGCGGACCTGTCGTCTTCATTCACTTCGTTCTCCTCCTCCGCTCCAGCAGTGTCCAGTCAGCCTCTACCTATGACTGAGAAGAAACCGGGCCTGTCGCACCCTACTTCTCGGGAAGAGAAGGTCACAGTGTCTATTTCCAAACCACAACAGAA ATCTCATGATATTATTAGTGACTTGACCCCCAGTTCCCTGCCCTCATCTTTCAAGACCATTTCACTGCCAGTCACCTCACCTAACAGCAAGATGAACCTCACCAGCCCTAAAAGGGGCCAAAAGAGAGAGGAGGGATGGAAAGAAGTTGTACGAAG GTCAAAGAAACTTTCTGTCCCAGCCTCTGTGGTGTCTCGGATTATGGGCAGAGGTGGCTGCAATATCACAGCCATTCAAGATGTGACGGGTGCGCACATAGATGTtgacaaacaaaaagacaaaaacggCGAGAGAATGATCACCATCAG AGGTGGCACGGAGTCCACGCGACATGCCGTTCAGTTGATCAATGCGCTTATCCAGGACCCCGCCAAAGAGCTAGAGGACCTGATACCTCGCAACCACATTCGTCAGCCTGGCACTAACACCAAAATTGGCTCTACTTACACCACCTCCACAGGGGCCACCAGCACCACTGCGGCCAGTTCGAAAGGCCTATCGTCAGTCGTGCCCTCCTCCAGCGTGTCCTTCCAGTCCTCCTCCAACTCGACCACTCAGCAGGCTGGCAAAATGGGCAAAAACATGGCACCAGGTGTTAGACCTCCATTTGTCTCTCTACCACCGCTGGCCTACGCGCACCCCCAGCTGGCTTTGCTGGCAGCGCAGACCATGCACCAGATCCGTCACCCACGCCTGCCAATGGCACAGTTCGGTGGCACGTTCCCTCCCTCGCCCAACACGTGGGGGCCGTTCCCCGTGCGCCCTGTAAGCCCTGGCAGCGCTAACAGCTCTCCCAAACACAGTGGCAATGCGGCCCTACGTCCTTCCAGCTCCGCCCCTGCTCCAGCCGAGCACCCTGCTCCGGTGTCAAATGCTAACGTTGCCCCTGGTTCCACTGCCTCTCCCCCCAGCACGGTCCCCTCCAAAACACCTACACCAACCTCAGTAAGGAAGCAGCTCTTCTCCGCCGAGCCCAAGCCTACAGCAGCACCTGCTGTCGCCACCACTGCAAGCAGCACCCCTACTTCGCAGGTCCCTCCTGCTCCCATCAGCTGTGCTCCCACCACTCCGACGACTCCTCCCCCAATGCCGGCCCCTATTGCCCCACCTACACAGCATACTCAAGCCCTGAAGACGGAAACCGCTCCCGCTGGTACGCCTGCTAAAGAGAAATCGGTGGCTGATCTGGCTGTTCCTGTTTCTAGCGCCCCATGTGAGGGCTCCAGCCCCTCAACCCCTCTGCACTTCCCTGCATCTCCTTCTGCACAGCCTGCACTGCCTGTCCAGCCCGAGGGCAGACAGCAGCTGCCCTTCCCCCTTACCTCCAGCACAGAACCGAGTTCCTCTTCTAGTGTCCAACCgggtgtgtctctgtctgtctctcgtcCTGTACCGCCCAACACGATCAGCAGCACGGTTGCAAACACCAGCAGCACCTTACCTCACTACGCCACACCTGCTGCATCTGGGGTCTCGACTCGCTTACAACCCCCAACGTACTACCCCATGGGACCCGGAGCCCCTTTGCAGGAGCAGCAGTCTGTTTTCGTGCCCCAGGGTGCAACACAGGAGCCCCTTAAACAGCAACAGCAGTCTGCCCAGCCTAGCTTAGCCACGGCTAACATGCCACCCCCTTCACTTCAGATATCCTCTACTATGGGCATGATAAATGGATCACAGGTGCACCTTCACAGCGGCAAAGCGCAGCTGCCATCCAACTTCGGTCATGCGGCTATATTCAATCACTTTTCAAGTATCTTCGACAGCAACCAGGTGGGCAACAACCAGGTGTGGGGGGCCTGTCACCTTCCTACTCGCACTCCACCAGAGCAGCCCTTCAGTGCCCCACCTGCATTCATGGGAGGGATGGGGCAGATGGAGAGCAGTATGCCCCCTCCTGATGGCTCCAAGGCCCCAGGATATCGCTGCACCTCCCAGCGAGTCGTCTCTAGCCCCATTGGTGAGTCCGCTAGGGCTACGTTGCGTGTTCAGTATCACa GCATTCACCCCATGGACCCCTCAGGCAATTCGATCTCTTCTTCCACCGCGCTCACCAGCTTTGCCACGAGCATGTCGGCCAGCCCCGTTTTCCTGCAGGGCCCAGCTCCTGTCGGGACGCCCTCTTTCAGCCGCCAGCACTTTTCCCCTCATCCTTGGAGCGCCTCCACGTCCT GTGAGTCTCCAGTGCCCTCAGTGTCATCTGGAGCATCTTCTCCATTGTGCACGTCCACCGTGACACCCGCACTGATCCAAGCCAAGCCTAGCAGTTCCAGTCAGCAGGACCGCAAAGTGCCCCCGCCCATCGGGACAGAGCGCCTGGCTCGGATCCGACAGACCGGCTCAGTCAGTCACACCATGCTGCCCACCAGTTACACGCCACCAGTCGGACAGGGTGGCATCTGGTCTTTCGGAGTGGGCAGTGCCTCCG AAGCAATGTCAGGCTGGTCTCAGCCTATGATGGGAGGACCCGTGATGCACCAGCAGCTGCAGGAGCAGTCGGCGTTCTCCCAGCACCAGGCTATGGAGCGAGATGACACTGGCATCGTTGCTCCATCTAACACCTTTCACCAGCCCATGCCCACTAACTTCATGGATTTTCCAAAG GGGTTGCCAATGTCGATGTATGGAGGAACGATGATCCCTCCTCACCCACAAATGGCCGAGGCTCCTGGAGGCCCCATGTATAATGGGCTCCACACAACTGACCCAGCCTGGAACCCCATCTTAAAAGTCGTCCCCAGCTCAGCTGAAAATTCAGACCCACAGCAG GTGTGGCCTGGGACTTGGGCCCCGCATGTGGGAAATGTGCATCTGAATCACATCAACTAA